In Dermacentor silvarum isolate Dsil-2018 chromosome 2, BIME_Dsil_1.4, whole genome shotgun sequence, the following proteins share a genomic window:
- the LOC125942963 gene encoding uncharacterized protein LOC125942963 produces the protein MPSKWRKCRAVRKEYNKIMNELGLAPRNAGPSSSNNEGASFTSADSSRVERLSPLKPGTSRQSRSSLSTDDGGEPPFKRLNERSSSEAFVDDVCRQEAPCVDEFQSESAGTSSCEQSDSDSSSSDKGGPQGSESSDESDDFVASDSCTGPDEGIAFTCSPTLTHVLSEQLSASEEFAVIASKHNMTHACINDVLDFCRRRGISDLPKDARTVLKTERKAQVEQNGSFVHFGLAEGIRQVLQPGQVVPSELKLQGNIDGVPLYKSSQLAFWPILCRITNVEASPPFVVSVYCGAGKPPCLQDYLEPFLQEVSDLISEGISIGDVHVRVSIGAMVCDAPARSYVKCIVGHTGYYACERCNQKGQHLENRVTFPRLHAAARTNASFRSQENKHHHSGVSPFLSLDVDMIAFFPSEYMHLVCLGVMRRLLRNWVCQGHSNRLSRLYRNQLNESLREASKAFPTCFQRKPRGTEELDRWKATEFRTFLLYVGPVVLKPLLPASQYKHFVMFHVAVRILASPQHYREYNVFAKDLLRYFVQELSELYGKKQLVYNVHSLIHLADQCLDHGPLDEFSAFPFESYLGRIKKLLRSSNKPLSQLSRRISELRHSSRNQVKQKLQHVKPGDCFLIDSTPVVVLEIMADHFKGGILPNARDFFKLPLKSSQLNIWRCNTLSNERKVWHLDDLRNTARCLRLNYKQGHVVIPLLHFH, from the coding sequence atgccgtccaagtggaggaaatgtcgagccgtaagaaaggaatacaacaagataatgaatgagctaggactcgcgccgCGTAATGCTGGGCCTTCCTCGTCCAACAACGAAGgtgcaagcttcacctctgcagacagttctcgcgtagagcgactttcgcctctgaagccgggaaccagcagacaatcgcGAAGTTCACTTTCCacggatgacggtggtgagcctccgttcaaacggttgaacgagcggtCGAGTAGCGAAGCCTTTGTCGACGACGTCtgcagacaagaagctccttGTGTCGACGAATTCCAATCGGAgagtgcgggtacgtcctcatgtgagcaaAGCGActctgatagcagctcaagtgacaaaggaggtccccaaggaAGCGAATCGAGTGATGAGTCAGATGACTTTGTCGCTTCAGACAGCTgcactgggccagatgagggaatagccttcacttgtagtccaacgctCACTCATGTACTTTCTGAACAACTGTCGGCAAGTGAAGAgtttgctgtaattgcttccaaacataatatgacgcatgcgtgcattaacgatgtcctcgatttctgccggcgaagaggcatctccgaccttccaaaagatgctaggacagttttgaaaactgagcgcaaagcacAGGTGGAGCAAAATGGGTCATTCGTGCACTTTGGtcttgcagaaggaattcgtcaagtgttgcagccggggcaagtagttccaagtgaactgaagctacagggcaacattgacggagtccctctttacaaaagtagccagctcGCCTTTTGGcccattttgtgccgcataacaaatgtggaggcatcaccgccatttgttgtcagtgtgtactgtggtgcagggaagccGCCATGTCTGCAGGATTATCTAGAGCCATTTTTGCAAGAGGTCTCCGACCTAATCTCTGAGGGGAtaagcataggagatgttcatgttcgggtgagcattggagccatggtttgcgatgctcctgcaaggagctatgtcaaatgtattgttggccacactggctattatgcgtgcgagcgatgcaaccaaaaagggcagcaccttgagaacagggtgacatttcccagACTTCATGCAGCTGCACGGAcgaatgcatcatttcgatctcaagagaacaagcaCCACCATTCTGGTGTTTCACCATTCCTTTCCCTTGACGTCGACATGATTGCATTCTTCCCATCTGAATACATGCATCTCGTTTGCCTGGGAGTCATGCGACGACTTTTAAGGAATTGGGTATGCCAAGGCCACAGTAACAGACTGAGCAGACTGTATCGCAATCAACTGAATGAAAGCCTGCGAGAGGCATCCAAGGCCTTTCCAACATGTTTCCAGCGGAAACCAAGGGGTACAGAAGAGCTTGATCGGTGGAAGGCAACAGAGTTTCGGACATTCCTCCTTTATGTGGGGCCTGTTGTCCTAAAGCCTCTTCTGCCTGCTTCTCAGTACAAGCATTTTGTAATGTTTCATGTGGCGGTCAGAATTTTAGCATCGCCTCAGCACTACCGTGAGTACAATGTTTTTGCCAAAGATTTGCTAAGGTATTTTGTTCAGGAGCTTAGTGAGCTATACGGGAAAAAACAGCTCGTGTACAATGTACACTCACTAATTCATCTTGCTGACCAGTGCCTAGACCATGGCCCTTTAGATGAGTTTAGTGCATTCCCTTTCGAAAGCTACCTTGGACGAATTAAAAAGTTGCTGCGATCTTCCAACAAGCCACTTTCGCAGCTAAGTAGGAGAATTTCTGAACTGAGGCACTCATCCAGGAACCAAGTCAAGCAGAAACTGCAACATGTGAAGCCTGGAGACTGCTTCCTGATTGACAGTACTCCTGTGGTGGTTCTGGAGATAATGGCAGACCACTTCAAGGGTGGGATTTTGCCAAATGCCAGGGACTTTTTCAAACTTCCACTGAAGTCGTCTCAGTTGAATATCTGGCGCTGCAATACGTTGAGTAACGAAAGAAAGGTCTGGCATCTTGATGACCTTCGGAACACAGCTCGGTGCCTGAGGCTAAACTACAAGCAAGGACATGTTGTTATTCCTCTTTTGCACTTTCACTGA